In Ascaphus truei isolate aAscTru1 chromosome 5, aAscTru1.hap1, whole genome shotgun sequence, one genomic interval encodes:
- the C5H8orf58 gene encoding uncharacterized protein C8orf58 homolog isoform X1 encodes MLSRHRKLTLGTLWNGERSEGCLFLGSTAVYRRLMDPVSECGGPVVSGFADDEDGDGGDRDPALPRGRFEKSESEDSGIELPPSSPFGSESSYTPEEPESLEVSTPEEPESLEISTPEEPESLEISIPEEPESLEISIPEEPESLESSTPEEPESLESSAPVKQWSMKEPFPEGTDSLEVHIPEKPERSHGPTPNETSRLEVSAPNEWERHRPGLPHKLEQAVLRSRRQRASSRGTPLYPGSLKGQCRVKPPARWSRSPPRPLQEEEEKDPLPLPGDGLRYLDSLCHMLEQIAELQQRNQRLQCEKREAEERLCNREGRVLFMDACVCGSSRPRGSSDLEPAGVSLPEVKPWVPPSLRKRSSSHTEVLLSLTRHPEHVLTGAEKRQPQFASVPNLQDEGDRSSRAQNSKGKASQWNKVKLLISRLARKAAWTSEVQGSPCRGTQSSNYRTQTLLGSSSHPPKRLFLPTLVIRPHSQSRAFH; translated from the exons ATGCTGAGCAGGCACAGGAAGCTGACACTGGGGACGCTATGGAACGGAG AGCGCTCCGAGGGCTGTCTGTTTCTGGGCAGCACTGCAGTGTACCGGCGGCTTATGGACCCCGTCTCAGAATGCGGTGGCCCTGTGGTCTCTGGGTTTGCTGATGATGAGGATGGtgatgggggggacagagaccCTGCTCTGCCACGGGGCCGTTTCGAGAAGTCGGAGTCAGAGGATTCGGGAATAGAGCTGCCCCCTTCTTCGCCATTTGGATCTGAGAGCAGCTACACCCCTGAGGAGCCAGAGAGCCTAGAAGTCTCCACCCCTGAGGAGCCGGAGAGCCTGGAAATCTCCACCCCTGAGGAGCCAGAGAGCCTGGAAATCTCCATCCCTGAGGAGCCAGAGAGCCTGGAAATCTCCATCCCTGAGGAGCCAGAGAGCCTGGAAAGCTCCACCCCTGAGGAGCCAGAGAGCCTGGAAAGCTCTGCCCCTGTGAAACAATGGAGTATGAAAGAACCTTTCCCTGAGGGGACAGATAGTCTGGAGGTCCACATCCCTGAAAAGCCAGAGCGCTCACATGGCCCAACCCCCAATGAGACATCTAGATTGGAAGTCTCTGCCCCCAATGAATGGGAAAGACACAGGCCAGGGCTCCCTCATAAGCTGGAGCAGGCAGTGCTGAGGAGCAGGAGGCAGAGGGCCAGCAGCCGGGGCACCCCACTGTACCCGGGCTCCCTGAAGGGACAATGTAGGGTGAAACCACCTGCCCGCTGGTCAAGGAGTCCACCCCGACCACTGCAAGAGGAGGAG GAGAAGgaccctctgcctctccccgggGATGGCCTGCGGTACCTGGACAGTCTGTGTCACATGCTGGAGCAGATAGCGGAGCTGCAGCAGAGAAATCAGAGGCTCCAGTGTGAGAAGAGAGAGGCCGAGGAGAGACTGTGCAACCGAGAGGGCAGA GTGCTGTTTATGGACGCCTGTGTGTGTGGCAGCTCTCGCCCCCGTGGGTCGTCAGACCTGGAGCCTGCTGGGGTCTCCCTGCCTGAGGTGAAGCCCTGGGTGCCCCCATCTCTTCGAAAGAGGTCAAGCTCCCACACAGAGGTGCTGCTGAGCCTGACCAGGCATCCAG AGCATGTCCTGACGGGCGCAGAAAAGAGGCAGCCTCAGTTTGCGAGTGTCCCAAACCTCCAGgatgagggagacaggtcaaGTCGGGCCCAAAACAGCAAG GGCAAAGCCTCCCAGTGGAATAAGGTGAAGTTGCTGATCTCCAGACTGGCACGGAAAGCTGCATGGACCTCAGAGGTGCAGGGCTCCCCCTGCAGAGGGACGCAGAGCAGCAACTACAG GACTCAGACTCTCCTGGGCagctcctctcaccctcccaagaGACTGTTCCTGCCCACGTTGGTCATCAGACCTCACAGTCAGAGCCGGGCGTTCCACTGA
- the C5H8orf58 gene encoding uncharacterized protein C8orf58 homolog isoform X2, with product MDPVSECGGPVVSGFADDEDGDGGDRDPALPRGRFEKSESEDSGIELPPSSPFGSESSYTPEEPESLEVSTPEEPESLEISTPEEPESLEISIPEEPESLEISIPEEPESLESSTPEEPESLESSAPVKQWSMKEPFPEGTDSLEVHIPEKPERSHGPTPNETSRLEVSAPNEWERHRPGLPHKLEQAVLRSRRQRASSRGTPLYPGSLKGQCRVKPPARWSRSPPRPLQEEEEKDPLPLPGDGLRYLDSLCHMLEQIAELQQRNQRLQCEKREAEERLCNREGRVLFMDACVCGSSRPRGSSDLEPAGVSLPEVKPWVPPSLRKRSSSHTEVLLSLTRHPEHVLTGAEKRQPQFASVPNLQDEGDRSSRAQNSKGKASQWNKVKLLISRLARKAAWTSEVQGSPCRGTQSSNYRTQTLLGSSSHPPKRLFLPTLVIRPHSQSRAFH from the exons ATGGACCCCGTCTCAGAATGCGGTGGCCCTGTGGTCTCTGGGTTTGCTGATGATGAGGATGGtgatgggggggacagagaccCTGCTCTGCCACGGGGCCGTTTCGAGAAGTCGGAGTCAGAGGATTCGGGAATAGAGCTGCCCCCTTCTTCGCCATTTGGATCTGAGAGCAGCTACACCCCTGAGGAGCCAGAGAGCCTAGAAGTCTCCACCCCTGAGGAGCCGGAGAGCCTGGAAATCTCCACCCCTGAGGAGCCAGAGAGCCTGGAAATCTCCATCCCTGAGGAGCCAGAGAGCCTGGAAATCTCCATCCCTGAGGAGCCAGAGAGCCTGGAAAGCTCCACCCCTGAGGAGCCAGAGAGCCTGGAAAGCTCTGCCCCTGTGAAACAATGGAGTATGAAAGAACCTTTCCCTGAGGGGACAGATAGTCTGGAGGTCCACATCCCTGAAAAGCCAGAGCGCTCACATGGCCCAACCCCCAATGAGACATCTAGATTGGAAGTCTCTGCCCCCAATGAATGGGAAAGACACAGGCCAGGGCTCCCTCATAAGCTGGAGCAGGCAGTGCTGAGGAGCAGGAGGCAGAGGGCCAGCAGCCGGGGCACCCCACTGTACCCGGGCTCCCTGAAGGGACAATGTAGGGTGAAACCACCTGCCCGCTGGTCAAGGAGTCCACCCCGACCACTGCAAGAGGAGGAG GAGAAGgaccctctgcctctccccgggGATGGCCTGCGGTACCTGGACAGTCTGTGTCACATGCTGGAGCAGATAGCGGAGCTGCAGCAGAGAAATCAGAGGCTCCAGTGTGAGAAGAGAGAGGCCGAGGAGAGACTGTGCAACCGAGAGGGCAGA GTGCTGTTTATGGACGCCTGTGTGTGTGGCAGCTCTCGCCCCCGTGGGTCGTCAGACCTGGAGCCTGCTGGGGTCTCCCTGCCTGAGGTGAAGCCCTGGGTGCCCCCATCTCTTCGAAAGAGGTCAAGCTCCCACACAGAGGTGCTGCTGAGCCTGACCAGGCATCCAG AGCATGTCCTGACGGGCGCAGAAAAGAGGCAGCCTCAGTTTGCGAGTGTCCCAAACCTCCAGgatgagggagacaggtcaaGTCGGGCCCAAAACAGCAAG GGCAAAGCCTCCCAGTGGAATAAGGTGAAGTTGCTGATCTCCAGACTGGCACGGAAAGCTGCATGGACCTCAGAGGTGCAGGGCTCCCCCTGCAGAGGGACGCAGAGCAGCAACTACAG GACTCAGACTCTCCTGGGCagctcctctcaccctcccaagaGACTGTTCCTGCCCACGTTGGTCATCAGACCTCACAGTCAGAGCCGGGCGTTCCACTGA